ATCCCTATAGGATCTTATCAGCGTTAAAGACAGCGATATTCGCTGTCTTCTCAGCGCAAGTagactaatataattattgcaaaTTAAATATGTGCTTTTACGAATTTTATTTCCTTATGATTCTTGGCGATTGTTAATATTACCGTCATCTATTAAAAATGCCAAAACATCTAAAATGCAATAAagttagtaaaataatttatatttgcaATCATACACTAGTTAATCACATCACTTTTGGTTAGCCTTTTTCTAAGAGCTGTCATAAGACTACCCTCGAATGTGCTTTTGCACTTTCAAAATTCTGCGTGTATAATTTCTCCCCTCGCTTTTGCCAACTTACTTTGTATATGGCTTCAATAAATACTATGAAGttgtagattataatatttgttatatCAATGTTTGTCCACAGATTTATAAAATGGAGATGTTTAATCAGTGTTGTTAGTAGATTTTATCTATTCTAAACGAAACGGCAACAAAAATATCTGATTATAACGATCATTCGGCGTTGATAACTTTTGCAGAGGTAAATATTAtagaaattaaaacatttttgaatTGCACGTTCAGATATTTTTGCTTCTGACTGTACCTGAGATGAGCCTTCATTTACACAAATGTTTAGAAAATACGATTCTCAATGCTCGggagttttaaaaaaaataaacaattctaGCACGTGTGCGTACGATTTTTGTGAAACTTATCCTATAATTTTTAGAACAATTGAATATTAGTGTGAATGAAGACTTGAGATATATTATCTGtggtgtaaaataaatatattaaagtgAATTTGATGAATATGTgcatatttacttttttttttacaagtgtAATGTACtgtttcttttataatattatttgaacagATACAGTCTCGTCACACATTGAGGATGTTATGAACTATAATATGAAGTATATCGGGAGCGCGAGatagatttttgtaaatatttttttaaggtgaATAGATggaaatttttaaagatattttagtGTTTGACAATTTGATAATGTACGTGTGAGTGGGGTGTATGGTCATCATTTTGTATGTAGTCATCGCATACACGAGCATTAGTTTGTATTATACATAGTTCACACATCCGTGCCTCCTgcacactgacctccattatacaagtacgctggatttATGATACtgtttgaaatgacagctagcTACTTTtcgtgcctatttgaagcggaattaCCGAACCCAATGCGGggaaagagaactaaatctgacgtaaaaatgacgtttgacagccgccatattggcgctgatagcagtagtgagagtacttggaactaatactagtgatgacaactgTTGGTTGTGGtcacgtcaaatttagttcccttccctcgcattgggggcgctgattccacttcaaataggcacaaaaagcagatgggtatcataagtccagcgtacttgtataatggaggtcagtgctccTGTATAGATACATACGAGGCTACCCGTAAATTACCATTTGTATAGACGTTGTAATTActttagataatatttaataaaattcttttatcagatcgtatagtttttatttaaccAATATTTTGACTAGCCTTTTTTTCCTGTAGTTTTCGATATAGCTAAATCAGTTCTCGAGACCGATGTAATAAAATTGGCCCATGAATCTGCATGAACCATGATGGACCAATAAAAGTGTAGAACGTATATTATTCGTCAATGATTGCCCATCTACGCTGATTGTGCATGCTGTAGATATATTAGTAAGCGTGGTTATATACCATCGCACAACGTGAGGAGGGCCTTAAGAAGTGCTTATCAATTTTTGTGTTCTACATTGCTACTCGTactaatctttatttttaatttttgctatgGTCACTACTATCTTATCTTTTCATTGAGATTGTAAAACATTGTTCTGCACAGGGACAGCGTCTTTAGGTACTCGAGAAATTAAGTGCCTGTTGAAACCTAGGCCTAGTAATAAAAATGTCCTAAGTCTGATTGTTATCCTGAATTATTTCATTTGAATCCTGAATTTTCTTATTTGCATTCTGATTTGTATTATTTAAGTTCTGAATTTTGTCATTTGAATTCTGATTAGTCTCATTCGATTTCTGAATCGTCTGTTTTGTATTCTGGTTGTCCTTGTTCTCTGCTTGAATGTATTTACTCGCTTCCACTTCCTCACTATTGGATTTGTTCCCTCTGAACTCGTCTTCTATTTCTTGCAGTGTTTTACCCTTGGTCTCTGGCAGCGCGAACCATAGGTATAACATATTAGCTGATAACAACAAGGAATACAGCCCGTAAGTCCCGTGTATGCCTATTGTGTCCAGTAGCAGAGGGAAGGTCTTCAGAATGGCGAACATAAAGAGACTCCCGGATTGAACACTGATCATCCCTGCTATGCCCCTGTACGCTAGGGGAAATACTTCCCCCGTAATCACACTCGGCATCGGAACCATCCCCATCGCGACAGACAACATCTGCAGATTGACTAGCACCACCGGAATCCATATATTGGAGTAAACACCGGTGCTGCTTATCCAAAACGAGTAAATAGCAATGGCAGCTTGACTGACTATACACAGCAAAGTTGTACCGAATACCATGACTCTTCTTTTCACGCGTTTTATGATGTACACTGCGATCGCATTCGAGACTATCCTCTGGGAGTCCAAAAAGACCATCCAGAAGTAAGCGTTCGCGCCCGCACCCATGAGACCCGTCAGAACTGACATGGAGTAATTCGCCATGGTGGTCCCTCCAGCCATGTGCATCATCACGTTGAAACTGATGACGATGAGAATGGGCTTGTAGAATTCCGTTTGACGCACTATCCACAGCGCCTTCTTGAGTCCCTTGCCGTGGTTGTCCTGCATTTCTGCCGCTTCCAAGGCCAGTTTCGCCTTAATCATGCTCTCCAACTCGTCGTTTCCTTTTGGACCTCTCAACCAGAGGAATACTCTTCTGAATTCTTCGAGTCTACCTTTAGCTAGCAGCCAGCTGGGCGACTCCGGCATGTAAATTGCCAGGACGAAACTAGCGAAAGCGAAGAAGACCGAAACGAGAGCTGTTCTCTGCCAGCTGAACAAGGATCCTATGAGGTGCACGATAAATACTCCGAATGATTGGCAAAGCGACACCACCATGAGGAAGGCACCTCTATTTTCTGGACTCGTGTACTCGCCGACAAGGATTGACCGAAGGAGGTTAAGGAAACCACAGGATACTCCGTGAAATACTCTTCCAAGTAGAAGTACCTGCGAAATTAAGTCCATGTTTTAATCAGTTCGAGCTTTGACTACTGACAAATTGTCGTGTCGCTGTAGCGCTTTGATCATGATTGAAAGAAGTGCATGATATAATTGATATATCAATTATTTATCATCAACCTTGTTGAAGATGATAATTGATATGGGTCAACTACTTAGATCATGGTAACAATTTCTTATCAGGTTTGTTAGTTGATAGTGTAGTagtggcctgtttcaccactttctgataaagtgcctaataggctatgcacaacttttttgacagattctccatacttgatctctgtcaaattaattggtggatagccttatcaggaagtagtgaaacaggcccttagtgttttTACTCCTGTAAAAGCAAAGAGATACAACTCCTTTTATAGACTCACCTCGACATTCGGAGCGAGCATGATGAGGAACCACCCAATCGTCATCAACAGCGCCATGGTCAAGCTCGCCGGCTTGCGTCCGAATCTCTCCATCACCAATGGGGTCAGTAAGTTCCCAAGCAGTGAAGCTAATGGAAAAGTGGCCGCTGCAACATCAGATAAGTGACTTTTGCGTCGATTTTTATGGAAAGACGAGAAAATCCATAAACGAAACCACAAAAAAATCTCCGACAATTAGGTGTTCTGGAGGTTACTTAGACTAGTCGGAATTGTTATGAAAGAACTTGTAACCGCAAACTTAGTGCTCTCTGTATCTCCGACTTTCTGTAACAGTTTAATAGGTTGTCGAATAGCCTGTATAAGGTACCTATAATTTAACAGGTTTTAGGTATACAGAAGAGAATTTACCTACCTGATAAATAAGAATCTTACCTATCCATGATTCGGTATCCCTGCTGATGTGAAATAGTGCATTTCCTTCTCTGAGCTGTGGCAGAAGTATGGCTGGGAAACCCACGACACATCCTAAGCCAATCACGTTGAAGCATGCGGTCGCCGTCACGAAGCACTGCAATTACAACACGTGTAGTTACTATCTTTGCAATTTGGatacaagataataatattatccataGACCATATAGATATAATTATACAGATGCTTAGAATGTAGTAgctatccatacttactaatattataaaagcgaaatgTGTCTTTCTATCTGTCTATCGATTCAGTCTATCAGTTCAGCCGTCAGCGGTtaagggcgtgaagaggttaaacctcttcacgcccttaACCACAGAACcaattatgctgaaatttggtatagaaatactttgagtcccgggaaaggacataggataatttttatcccggaaaatgtacggttccgacgCGACGAATGAATTGCGGGTGTATCTAGTTGGTTAAAAATAAGGCGTGCTGAAAAGGCGGTAAATCGATTGATCATTATCTAATACCTCAGAATCTCAGgatctataataatatctgtTTTTACCAGTACCGTAGTTACGTTGATATTATCATGGTCAGGTAATAAATCCTAAAAGTTATTACTATTACAGATTTTTAAAGCGAGATCCACAACTCGAATATTGTTAGAAACGAATCAATCCTGTTGCGCAGTAAGTCCTCGAGGTTTTACCAAAAGTAGTACCTTACtacttaggtaggtacttacctaatttaaacaaattttatcaaCGTTAAAAATgctaagtaatttaaattagcGTTAAATACACGATAAGAAAATTATTGCgtgtaagtaagtaatttacTGCAATTTAaaaccgtgcgtttctcgcgtaactttctgccgcgcaccgtaaaactctggaacaaactgtcaccagcagtattttcttTTTAGGCTTCCttacccaacgggtaaaaacgggaccctattactaagacttcgatgtctgtctgtccgtctgtctgtctccagtctgtatctcaggaaccgctatagctagacttccgaaattttcacatattacgtatatctgttgccgctataacaacaaatactaaaaataaaataaagttaatatttaaggagtgctcccatacaagaaacgtcattttttggccttttttgctcgtaatcaataatggtaacagctaggcacttgaaattttcacaaaatccttaattttattgtactaatttaataattacaataaacatacaaaaaacacatttttttttgtctactttcactctataccggtacggagcccttcatgcgcgagtccgactcgcacttggccgattttatttccTATCTATTGTCATTTTATAGATAGAGCATagcataaaaattcaaaattcgaTCCTAATGAGCAAAATATCTAAATGTTAATTTATGACGTACTTTAAATGGGTCCTCTTTCCCATCTATTGTCATTTTAGATACCTAGAGTATAGCAtacaaattcaaaattcaatcCAAATGAGCAAAATACctattgttaatttattacgtaCCTACCTACTTTAAATGGGTCTTTTTTCCCATCTATTGTAATCTTAGATAGTGTAAGTATATAGGTagcataaaaattcaaattgtttatttattacgtagatactttaaataaaaaatattatcacgttttccgtatttgaTCAGGCGGTCTTTATAAGTTATGGCTACCACGTGCATCTATAATGTGAAGTTATTCTTTTtaaaagtgcgagtcggactcgcgcacgaagggttccgtaccggtatagagcaaaaataagccaaaaattttgtttttgtatgggattaatttaattttttattttttatttcattttaacatttttattaattattaaagtatacataggtatgtatatttaaggactttgtgaaaatttcaagtgccttgccattattgatatcgagcaaaaaatgccaaaaaaatcaagtacatacaacagtaattttattttgtttttagtatttgttgttatagcggcaacagattatACACACAATTTATGcgaatttcagaagtctagctatagcggtttttgagatacagcatggcgacagacggacagacaacgaagtcctagtaatagggtcccgtttttaccctttgggtacggaaccctaaaaaatatgttttctaaattttgttagtctcactTAAACTCGAGAACAGCTGGACCGATTTGGATAATAcctatttacttaattttaatcttgaaatattcgtggaaatccTGGGAAGGTTTAGGTATATTAGGAGGggagtgatacgaagttcatcgGGTCATCATCTAGTATTCTAATGAACTAGAAGAATTCCGCAAATCATGTTGCgctaaaattttgtttaacGTTCCGTAGGTAGCCgatcatttttccgggataaaaagtatcgacCTTTGTCCCTCCCTAggactcaaagtttctccaaaccaaattttagcaaaattggtttagcggtttgggcgtgaagaattatagacagacacaatttcacaACAATATTAGGTTTGTATTATCACAGTTTTCCCTATTTGATCAGGCGGTACTCTATGGACGCCAATTAGTATAGGTATCTATTAtgagaagataataatattataataactatgtTGACTTTAacccaataaataaataaatttataagtacacaattaaaatattgatcTAATTTGTTTTATGGATGAGTACGTTCAAGGATTCGCATATCTTATGCTAAGGTTAAAAGCTATCATAACACGATTGATAAGttaataagataataattaaaatatttacctgTCTGTATATCGGCTTCATCGTCAATTCTTTGTTATAAATGTTCACTATTCATAGCCATCGGCACTATCTTATAACGTAAAACACACTGATCGAATATCTCCACTTTGTATCTTTATCTTCTATGTATTTATCTTTTGTgactaataataaattagttataTTCCTGGTTTAGTATTTGGCACCGTATTCACGACTAACACCGAACTTTTGtcaacagataataattataaattgtgTGTTTTAAACACACCTCGACGTAAGTTCGCGTATCAACTGATTTCGTGTTATGACTGGAATATTTCACTAGAATACTTAATTCTAATTTTTTATGTAGTCACGGAAATTCACCATTTAGAATTAAATCGTAAAACTAGTTTAGAACCAGAAACAGTAGTCGCTT
This DNA window, taken from Aricia agestis chromosome 19, ilAriAges1.1, whole genome shotgun sequence, encodes the following:
- the LOC121736884 gene encoding facilitated trehalose transporter Tret1-like — protein: MKPIYRQCFVTATACFNVIGLGCVVGFPAILLPQLREGNALFHISRDTESWIAATFPLASLLGNLLTPLVMERFGRKPASLTMALLMTIGWFLIMLAPNVEVLLLGRVFHGVSCGFLNLLRSILVGEYTSPENRGAFLMVVSLCQSFGVFIVHLIGSLFSWQRTALVSVFFAFASFVLAIYMPESPSWLLAKGRLEEFRRVFLWLRGPKGNDELESMIKAKLALEAAEMQDNHGKGLKKALWIVRQTEFYKPILIVISFNVMMHMAGGTTMANYSMSVLTGLMGAGANAYFWMVFLDSQRIVSNAIAVYIIKRVKRRVMVFGTTLLCIVSQAAIAIYSFWISSTGVYSNIWIPVVLVNLQMLSVAMGMVPMPSVITGEVFPLAYRGIAGMISVQSGSLFMFAILKTFPLLLDTIGIHGTYGLYSLLLSANMLYLWFALPETKGKTLQEIEDEFRGNKSNSEEVEASKYIQAENKDNQNTKQTIQKSNETNQNSNDKIQNLNNTNQNANKKIQDSNEIIQDNNQT